Proteins encoded within one genomic window of Tabrizicola piscis:
- a CDS encoding DUF599 domain-containing protein yields MSLIPETLPLLDMAALLALLAAWLLSGWLIENPPRKHLSVSILMQDYRRDWMRTFVTRQPRIFDATLIDSLRQGTAFFASACMIAIGGGIAVIGNARAVETLTAELPLSTGGQDVALHMLPVIGLLSNALLKFVWAHRLFGYCSILMAAVPNEPTDPLAFHRAGQAAEINITAAKSFNRGLRSIYFALAALGWLLGPWGLLAGTFLSTAVLLRREFASASRRVFLMREP; encoded by the coding sequence ATGTCCCTGATCCCCGAAACCCTGCCGCTCCTCGACATGGCCGCACTGCTTGCGCTGCTGGCGGCTTGGCTTCTGTCGGGCTGGCTGATCGAGAACCCGCCGCGCAAGCACCTGTCCGTCTCGATCCTGATGCAGGATTACCGGCGTGACTGGATGCGCACCTTCGTCACCCGCCAGCCGCGGATCTTCGACGCCACCCTGATCGACAGCTTGCGGCAAGGCACTGCCTTCTTCGCCTCGGCCTGCATGATCGCCATCGGGGGCGGCATCGCCGTGATCGGCAACGCCCGCGCGGTGGAAACGCTGACGGCCGAGCTTCCCCTGTCCACCGGCGGGCAGGATGTTGCCCTGCACATGCTTCCCGTGATCGGTCTTTTGTCCAACGCGCTGTTGAAGTTCGTCTGGGCGCACCGGCTGTTCGGCTACTGTTCGATCCTGATGGCCGCCGTTCCGAACGAGCCGACCGATCCGCTTGCCTTTCACCGCGCCGGACAGGCGGCCGAGATCAACATCACTGCGGCCAAAAGCTTCAACCGCGGGCTGCGGTCGATCTATTTCGCCCTTGCCGCCCTTGGCTGGCTGCTTGGTCCCTGGGGCCTTTTGGCCGGCACATTCCTGTCGACGGCCGTCCTGCTCAGGCGAGAGTTCGCATCCGCCTCACGCCGGGTGTTTCTGATGCGAGAGCCATAG
- a CDS encoding sugar transferase: MFAFTHSPAFPSAHARPALQSLPAPHPVPRWKRPLDLTLVILGLLAIWPLLLAIAVAVRLSGPGPVFFVQTRIGRGGVPFGIIKFRSMHADAEARRAALLAQSDREGLCFKARKDPRITPVGRVLRRLSLDELPQIFNVLRGEMSLVGPRPALPEEVRAYPASAMERLAVLPGITGLWQVSGRAEVGFDDMVRMDVAYARDGRLSNDLSILARTARAVLSGRGAY; the protein is encoded by the coding sequence ATGTTCGCCTTCACCCATTCCCCCGCCTTTCCGTCCGCCCACGCCCGCCCCGCGCTGCAATCGCTGCCCGCCCCCCATCCGGTGCCGCGCTGGAAACGCCCGCTTGACCTGACGCTTGTAATCCTTGGCCTCCTTGCCATCTGGCCGCTTTTGCTGGCCATCGCCGTCGCCGTGCGGCTTTCCGGGCCGGGGCCGGTGTTCTTTGTGCAAACCCGCATCGGGCGCGGCGGTGTCCCGTTCGGGATCATCAAGTTCCGCTCGATGCACGCCGATGCCGAGGCCCGGCGCGCCGCCCTTCTGGCGCAGTCCGACCGTGAGGGGCTGTGCTTCAAGGCCCGCAAAGACCCGCGCATCACCCCTGTCGGCCGCGTGCTGCGCCGCTTGTCGCTGGACGAATTGCCCCAGATCTTCAACGTGCTGCGCGGTGAGATGTCGCTGGTCGGCCCCCGCCCCGCCCTGCCCGAAGAAGTGCGCGCTTACCCCGCCAGCGCGATGGAGCGGCTGGCCGTCCTTCCCGGCATCACCGGCCTCTGGCAGGTGTCAGGCCGCGCCGAGGTGGGGTTTGACGACATGGTGCGCATGGATGTGGCCTATGCCCGCGATGGCCGCCTGTCCAACGACCTGTCCATCCTGGCCCGCACCGCCCGCGCCGTCCTGTCGGGCAGGGGTGCCTACTGA
- a CDS encoding glycosyltransferase → MTPLATVLVPAWNEGTVIARTLTGLQAGLARGSLRIVVIANACSDDTAAAARRAAPDAVVLETPVPGKCHALNLGLTHAEPGRPVVVLDADLDVTAAAVLALVSALIHGKALAACGQMEVNAAAASASVRAWVRAWQMNPYFARGKFGGLFALSPAGVDRVFPLPVLTADDEFIRRAFAPAEVAFVPACRFVAHAPRTLRALVQTRRRSLRGARAITAMGRPAPVGEGSHAMLRAALARPSRWPDLAVFLAVMAVVRLLLATERDTAQRWERDLTNRLPTPLEG, encoded by the coding sequence ATGACACCGCTGGCCACCGTTCTGGTCCCAGCGTGGAATGAAGGCACCGTCATCGCCCGCACCCTGACCGGCCTGCAAGCCGGACTGGCGCGCGGATCGCTGCGGATTGTCGTCATCGCCAACGCCTGCAGCGACGATACCGCCGCCGCCGCCCGGCGTGCAGCACCCGATGCCGTGGTGCTGGAAACCCCTGTCCCGGGAAAATGCCACGCGCTGAACCTGGGCCTGACCCATGCCGAACCCGGGCGGCCCGTAGTCGTGCTGGATGCCGATCTTGACGTCACGGCGGCTGCCGTGCTGGCCCTGGTTTCGGCCCTTATCCATGGGAAGGCGCTTGCCGCCTGCGGGCAGATGGAGGTGAACGCTGCCGCCGCCTCGGCCAGCGTCCGGGCATGGGTGCGCGCCTGGCAAATGAACCCCTATTTCGCCCGCGGCAAGTTTGGCGGCCTCTTCGCCCTGTCGCCCGCCGGGGTGGACCGCGTGTTTCCACTGCCCGTCCTGACGGCGGATGACGAATTCATCCGCCGCGCCTTTGCCCCCGCCGAGGTGGCCTTCGTGCCCGCCTGCCGCTTTGTCGCCCATGCCCCGCGCACGTTGCGCGCGCTGGTCCAGACGCGCCGCCGGTCCCTGCGCGGCGCGCGCGCGATCACTGCCATGGGTCGCCCCGCGCCCGTAGGCGAAGGCTCCCACGCGATGCTGCGCGCCGCCCTGGCCCGCCCGTCGCGCTGGCCCGACCTTGCGGTGTTCCTTGCCGTGATGGCCGTGGTCCGCCTGCTGCTGGCCACCGAGCGTGACACCGCCCAGCGGTGGGAGCGCGACTTGACCAACCGCCTGCCGACGCCGCTGGAAGGTTGA
- a CDS encoding glycosyltransferase, giving the protein MIFATVGTQLPFDRLLLAVDTWASMHRDVPVVAQTGRTTTTYSNLTCLPHLDQSRYSDCVAQARVIVAHAGMGSILTAIEAGKPVILMPRRADLGEHRNDHQRDTAAEMSALSNVTVVEDSTALCTAISAALARADNPALAARSSVASARLLDAVRDFIWTEESQPSRRGFGLRQGLRA; this is encoded by the coding sequence ATGATCTTCGCAACCGTGGGCACGCAACTGCCCTTCGACCGCCTCTTGCTCGCCGTGGACACCTGGGCCTCGATGCACCGCGACGTGCCGGTGGTGGCCCAGACCGGCCGCACCACCACAACCTACAGCAACCTCACCTGCCTGCCGCATCTTGACCAAAGCCGCTATTCCGATTGCGTGGCACAAGCGCGGGTGATCGTCGCCCATGCCGGCATGGGCAGTATCCTGACCGCGATCGAGGCGGGCAAGCCGGTGATCCTGATGCCGCGCCGCGCCGATCTGGGCGAACACCGCAACGACCATCAGCGCGATACGGCGGCTGAAATGTCTGCGCTGTCGAATGTGACCGTGGTTGAAGACAGCACTGCCCTGTGCACGGCGATCAGCGCGGCCTTGGCGCGGGCGGATAACCCGGCGCTTGCCGCCCGCAGCAGCGTCGCCTCAGCCCGGCTTCTGGATGCGGTGCGCGATTTCATCTGGACCGAGGAAAGCCAACCCTCCCGCCGTGGCTTCGGCCTTCGTCAGGGGCTGCGCGCATGA
- a CDS encoding UDP-N-acetylglucosamine--LPS N-acetylglucosamine transferase, which produces MPTNLPRPRHRRRVLAVASGGGHWVQLMRLRPAFEGTDVHYATVDPASRAMVAPAPVHVYPDANKDTKLRLILSALRLAVIVLRVRPHVVISTGAAGGYLAIRIARLIGARTVFIDSIANTRHLSVSARLAQQAADLVLSQWPAVAAQTGAQYRGAVL; this is translated from the coding sequence ATGCCCACCAACCTTCCCCGCCCGCGCCATCGTCGCCGGGTCCTTGCCGTCGCTTCGGGCGGTGGCCATTGGGTGCAGCTGATGCGCCTTCGCCCCGCGTTTGAGGGGACGGACGTCCATTACGCCACCGTCGATCCCGCCAGCCGCGCCATGGTGGCTCCGGCCCCGGTCCATGTCTATCCGGATGCAAACAAGGACACCAAGCTGCGCCTGATCCTGTCGGCGCTGCGGCTGGCGGTGATCGTGCTGCGGGTGCGCCCGCATGTGGTGATCTCCACCGGCGCGGCGGGCGGGTATCTGGCGATCCGCATCGCGCGGCTGATCGGTGCCCGGACCGTGTTCATCGATTCCATCGCCAACACCCGGCACCTGTCGGTGTCGGCCCGTCTGGCGCAGCAGGCCGCCGATCTGGTGCTGAGCCAGTGGCCCGCGGTCGCCGCCCAGACCGGCGCGCAGTACCGCGGTGCTGTCCTCTGA
- a CDS encoding glycosyltransferase family 4 protein encodes MNILLIAPNIDGTDVGEAYVAFKWAEALAPLVTLTVLSFERPGRTPLATQLPGVRVVTWPEPAWARQHERLNAMLKPAWPVFAAHVRHWLTKTLAAGERFDVAHQLMPQAARYASPLRHFDIPYVIGPLGGALDTPAAFRAEAGSAPLFTRLRALDAFRFRNDPWLRASYSGAACILGVAPYVAEVLADIPLRRFEPMLELGIDDVAPARPSPITPGQLRLLHVGRGVRTKGLRDAVRALAHLPDLPHVTLTSAGAGEEIALCQAEAQTLGVADRVTFLGPQPRARIEELYASHDAFVFPSFREPAGGVLYEAMRHGLPVVTAARGGPDFIVDDSCGLRLPVNTPARYAADIATAIRRLHGSPTLLATLGQGARDRVLAEGLWPVKARRLVDLYHDLQTPLLRRAAYPQG; translated from the coding sequence ATGAACATCCTTCTGATCGCGCCGAACATCGACGGCACCGACGTGGGCGAAGCCTATGTCGCCTTCAAATGGGCCGAGGCGCTGGCCCCGCTGGTGACGCTGACGGTCCTGTCCTTTGAACGGCCGGGCCGGACGCCCCTTGCCACGCAACTGCCCGGCGTGCGGGTCGTCACTTGGCCGGAACCTGCCTGGGCGCGGCAACACGAACGGCTGAACGCCATGTTGAAGCCAGCCTGGCCGGTGTTCGCCGCCCATGTGCGGCACTGGCTGACCAAGACCCTCGCGGCAGGTGAGCGGTTCGACGTCGCGCATCAGCTGATGCCGCAGGCGGCGCGCTATGCCTCGCCGTTGCGGCACTTCGACATTCCTTATGTCATCGGCCCCTTGGGCGGCGCGCTAGACACGCCCGCAGCCTTCCGCGCCGAGGCGGGGTCTGCCCCCCTGTTCACCCGTCTGCGCGCCTTGGATGCGTTTCGGTTCCGCAACGACCCATGGCTCCGCGCCAGCTATTCGGGGGCCGCCTGTATCCTTGGCGTGGCACCTTATGTGGCCGAGGTGCTGGCCGACATCCCCCTTCGCCGGTTCGAGCCGATGCTGGAACTGGGCATCGACGACGTAGCCCCGGCACGCCCCAGCCCGATCACGCCGGGCCAGCTGCGCCTGCTGCATGTCGGGCGCGGGGTGCGTACCAAGGGGCTGCGTGATGCGGTCCGGGCGCTGGCACATCTGCCGGACCTGCCGCATGTCACCCTGACCAGCGCCGGTGCGGGCGAAGAAATCGCGCTGTGTCAGGCCGAAGCGCAAACCCTTGGCGTGGCCGACCGTGTCACCTTCCTTGGCCCCCAGCCCCGCGCCCGGATTGAGGAGCTTTATGCCAGCCACGACGCCTTCGTGTTCCCCTCGTTCCGCGAACCGGCGGGCGGGGTGCTGTATGAGGCGATGCGCCACGGCCTGCCGGTGGTGACTGCCGCGCGCGGTGGTCCGGATTTCATCGTGGATGACAGCTGCGGCCTGCGTCTGCCGGTGAACACGCCGGCGCGCTATGCCGCCGACATCGCCACTGCCATCCGCCGCCTGCACGGCAGTCCCACCCTGCTGGCCACGCTTGGCCAGGGTGCCCGTGACAGGGTGCTGGCCGAGGGCCTCTGGCCCGTCAAGGCCCGCCGTCTGGTTGATCTCTACCACGACCTGCAGACCCCCCTCCTCCGGCGTGCGGCCTATCCGCAAGGATAG
- a CDS encoding glycosyltransferase family 2 protein yields the protein MDLSIVIVNWNTRDLLRDCLASVYAGLGTLQAEVWVVDNGSTDGSPAMLAEEFPRVRLIANPDNRGFAAANNQALSRASGRYVLLLNTDTLVHGSVLPDTVAWMDDHPGAAVLGPRILNADGTLQSSATAFPSLYRLARQTLGLHKHEAPNCGQTRLHRAEVISGCAMVVRRRAMALVGLLDEAFFFYGEETDWCRRFTRAGWDVVFVPVGEITHFGSGSVRRLNHRRDLMLTEGTVRLHAKHSGPMGALACYLLLAVFNASRAAGWGALALLHRPGAADRARHFRGVVAGYASAWPKAKRA from the coding sequence ATGGACCTGTCCATCGTCATCGTGAACTGGAATACCCGCGACCTGCTGCGCGATTGCCTTGCCTCGGTCTATGCGGGCTTGGGCACATTGCAGGCCGAGGTCTGGGTCGTCGACAACGGGTCGACCGACGGATCGCCCGCGATGCTGGCCGAAGAGTTTCCAAGGGTCCGGCTGATCGCCAACCCCGACAACCGGGGGTTTGCGGCGGCCAACAATCAGGCGCTGTCGCGCGCGAGCGGGCGGTACGTCCTGCTGTTGAACACCGACACGCTGGTGCATGGGTCCGTACTGCCCGATACGGTGGCCTGGATGGACGACCACCCCGGCGCGGCGGTTCTTGGCCCCCGCATCCTGAACGCGGACGGCACGCTGCAAAGCTCGGCCACGGCGTTTCCGTCGCTGTATCGGCTGGCCCGCCAGACGCTGGGCCTGCACAAGCACGAAGCCCCGAACTGCGGGCAGACCCGCCTGCACCGGGCCGAGGTGATCTCGGGCTGTGCGATGGTCGTGCGCCGCCGCGCGATGGCCCTTGTGGGCCTGTTGGACGAGGCGTTCTTCTTTTACGGCGAGGAAACCGACTGGTGCCGCCGCTTCACCCGCGCCGGCTGGGATGTGGTCTTCGTCCCGGTGGGCGAGATCACGCATTTCGGTAGCGGGTCGGTGCGCCGCCTCAACCACCGTCGTGATCTGATGCTGACCGAAGGCACAGTGCGGCTGCATGCCAAACATTCCGGCCCGATGGGGGCCTTGGCCTGTTACCTGTTGCTGGCGGTGTTCAACGCCTCACGCGCGGCGGGGTGGGGCGCGCTGGCCCTTCTCCACCGCCCCGGTGCTGCCGACCGCGCCCGGCATTTCCGCGGCGTGGTGGCGGGCTACGCCAGCGCATGGCCAAAGGCGAAACGCGCATGA
- a CDS encoding O-antigen ligase family protein — MANTLTRRKGTVLGVPIVVALFFLGMMMPTSVGVSLGGLRLSVYRMVLLVMFVPMLVMLFSGRYGKPHLFDALALGHAGLALVALVNWGGLQQGIESGGIYIVEFAGSYLLGRLYIRSYQDFRALAQAYVMIVVGMLAFTIPEALTSVHILHDGIAGATGGAPAPFIEQRMGLERTFGPFDHPILYGVFSAAAFSLAYFVLAEKRLTNWGGMAKVIGVATATFLSASGGPYVVLMMQMFVAGWERVFGRIAGRWRMLFALFGVIYLCIDLFSNRTPFHVFVTYFTFSTVSAYNRILLFEYGTAEVARHPLLGIGLGDWVRPVWMSDSMDNFWLLIAMRYGLPAWALLVGLMLGLIYAVGRRKGLPPEWKRARHAWAFTLFGITVAAATVHLWNALFVLFLFLIGSGAWLYDAKVEPSKGIGRPVPLPRRTPRLRPPPQRLF, encoded by the coding sequence ATGGCCAACACCCTTACCCGCCGCAAGGGCACCGTGCTGGGCGTGCCGATTGTCGTCGCGCTGTTCTTTCTGGGCATGATGATGCCGACCTCGGTCGGGGTCAGCCTTGGCGGACTGCGGCTGTCGGTCTACCGCATGGTCCTGCTGGTGATGTTCGTGCCGATGCTGGTCATGCTGTTTTCGGGCCGTTACGGCAAGCCGCACCTGTTCGACGCGCTGGCGCTGGGGCATGCGGGACTGGCGCTGGTGGCGCTGGTCAACTGGGGCGGGCTGCAGCAGGGCATCGAATCCGGTGGCATCTACATTGTCGAGTTTGCGGGGTCCTATCTCCTCGGTCGCCTCTACATCCGCAGCTATCAGGACTTCCGCGCGCTGGCGCAGGCCTATGTGATGATCGTGGTGGGGATGCTGGCCTTCACCATCCCCGAGGCGCTGACCTCGGTCCACATCCTGCATGACGGGATCGCGGGCGCCACCGGCGGCGCGCCCGCCCCGTTCATTGAACAGCGCATGGGGCTGGAGCGGACCTTCGGCCCCTTCGACCACCCCATCCTCTATGGCGTGTTCTCGGCGGCGGCATTCTCGCTGGCCTATTTCGTGCTGGCGGAAAAGCGGCTGACGAACTGGGGCGGCATGGCCAAGGTGATCGGCGTCGCCACGGCCACCTTCCTGTCCGCCTCGGGCGGGCCTTATGTCGTTCTGATGATGCAGATGTTCGTCGCAGGCTGGGAGCGGGTCTTTGGCCGCATCGCCGGGCGCTGGCGGATGCTGTTTGCGCTGTTCGGCGTGATCTACCTCTGCATTGACCTGTTTTCCAACCGCACACCGTTCCACGTCTTTGTCACCTATTTCACCTTCTCCACCGTCTCGGCCTACAACCGCATCCTGCTGTTCGAATACGGGACAGCCGAGGTGGCACGGCACCCCCTTCTTGGCATCGGGCTGGGGGATTGGGTGCGCCCGGTCTGGATGTCGGACAGCATGGACAACTTCTGGCTTCTGATCGCCATGCGTTACGGCCTGCCGGCCTGGGCCTTGCTTGTGGGGCTGATGCTGGGGCTGATCTACGCGGTGGGGCGTCGCAAGGGCCTGCCGCCGGAATGGAAGCGCGCCCGCCATGCCTGGGCGTTCACGCTGTTCGGCATCACCGTCGCCGCTGCCACCGTGCACCTGTGGAACGCGCTTTTCGTGCTGTTCCTGTTCCTGATCGGGTCCGGCGCGTGGCTTTACGATGCCAAGGTCGAGCCGTCCAAAGGGATAGGGCGGCCTGTCCCCTTGCCCCGCCGCACCCCCCGCCTGCGCCCGCCGCCGCAGCGGCTGTTCTGA
- a CDS encoding acyltransferase family protein, giving the protein MTLSQAMTSGRGNNLHALRLLLAAAVIVSHAWPMALGAATPEPLETLTGHSLGGWAVAGFFFLSGLLIAGSAERHTAWSFWTARGLRLLPGLGFALVVTLLLAMLSGAALTPAVSATYVLRGITLFSLEHHLPGAFAAAPMPGVANGPLWSLSHEVTAYALCLAAVKLGLLRHRAGLVALAVAALALWAAPDLPARADTFAPLFLAFTLGMLAHALHDLLPLSPRVTLALVVLAPLGWPLAVAALGHGLLMLAFRLPARPLRQDLSYGLYLLGWPVAQSLMHHLPGLTPLVLAALTLAVTLPLAAVSWHLVERPMLAPRLARA; this is encoded by the coding sequence ATGACCCTGTCTCAAGCCATGACCTCGGGCCGGGGGAACAACCTGCACGCGCTACGGTTGCTGCTGGCGGCGGCAGTGATCGTCAGCCACGCCTGGCCGATGGCCCTTGGCGCAGCCACGCCCGAGCCGCTGGAGACCTTGACCGGCCATTCGCTGGGCGGATGGGCGGTGGCGGGGTTCTTCTTCCTTTCCGGCCTCCTGATCGCGGGAAGCGCCGAGCGTCACACCGCTTGGTCCTTCTGGACGGCGCGGGGGCTGCGCCTGTTGCCGGGACTTGGCTTTGCGCTTGTGGTGACACTGCTGCTGGCCATGCTGTCTGGCGCAGCGCTGACACCCGCAGTGTCTGCGACCTATGTCCTGCGCGGGATCACCCTCTTTTCGCTGGAGCATCATCTGCCCGGTGCCTTTGCCGCCGCACCCATGCCCGGCGTGGCGAACGGGCCGCTGTGGAGCCTGTCGCATGAGGTGACGGCCTATGCCCTGTGCCTTGCCGCCGTGAAACTGGGGCTGCTCCGGCACCGGGCGGGGCTTGTGGCCTTGGCGGTGGCGGCGCTGGCGCTGTGGGCGGCCCCGGACCTGCCCGCGCGCGCCGACACCTTTGCGCCGCTGTTCCTGGCCTTTACCCTTGGCATGCTGGCCCACGCCTTGCACGACCTCCTGCCGCTGTCGCCCCGCGTGACGCTGGCGCTGGTCGTACTGGCCCCGCTGGGATGGCCGCTTGCGGTGGCGGCCCTTGGGCATGGCCTGCTGATGCTAGCGTTCAGGCTGCCCGCGCGTCCCCTGCGGCAGGACCTGTCCTATGGCCTCTATCTGCTGGGCTGGCCTGTGGCGCAGAGCCTGATGCACCACCTGCCGGGCCTGACGCCGCTTGTGCTGGCGGCCCTGACGCTGGCCGTGACGCTGCCTTTGGCCGCTGTCAGCTGGCATCTGGTGGAGCGCCCGATGCTGGCCCCACGCCTGGCCCGGGCCTGA
- a CDS encoding Coenzyme F420 hydrogenase/dehydrogenase, beta subunit C-terminal domain encodes MTRPDPITRAVARNLCTGCGACAGAFPAAIRMVDDPVNGRRPVVAPTPEGRAAAVKAATLCAGTGTDFRTLPAHDGFGPVLAAWEGHAADPEIRHRGSSGGAVTALALFALQSGLAGGVAHIAARRDDPRLNEAVISHDREGLLRGAGSRYAQASPAEALGAIAAGAVPVAFIGKPCDVASVTRAKADPTLAAKLPLTIAIFCAGAPNLVATDRLLNRLGVPKDATLTDLRYRGNGWPGLMQARYRDADGVEQQSEGIPYAAGWGGILQAERRWRCRICTDHTGALADISVGDPWHNPPEGHTDAGRSLIIARTPAGLRLVQAALAAGVLVAQAQPDDVIARAQPNLVAAQGAVWGRRLAMRAMGLPVPADRGLPLFAAWRALPWRARLSSVAGTVRRIARLRLWRPVTIRETEA; translated from the coding sequence ATGACCCGTCCTGACCCGATCACCCGCGCCGTTGCCCGCAACCTCTGCACCGGCTGCGGTGCCTGCGCCGGGGCCTTTCCCGCCGCCATCCGCATGGTGGACGACCCGGTGAACGGCCGCCGCCCCGTCGTGGCCCCCACCCCAGAGGGCCGCGCCGCCGCCGTGAAGGCCGCAACCCTGTGCGCCGGAACTGGCACCGATTTCCGCACCCTGCCCGCGCATGACGGCTTTGGCCCCGTCCTTGCCGCATGGGAGGGCCATGCCGCCGACCCCGAAATCCGCCATCGCGGATCGTCAGGTGGGGCAGTCACAGCGCTCGCGCTGTTCGCGCTGCAGTCGGGGCTGGCGGGCGGGGTGGCCCATATCGCCGCGCGCCGGGACGATCCGCGCCTGAACGAGGCCGTCATCAGCCATGACCGCGAGGGCCTGTTGCGGGGTGCGGGGTCGCGCTATGCGCAGGCCAGCCCGGCCGAGGCTTTGGGCGCGATTGCCGCCGGGGCCGTCCCCGTCGCCTTCATCGGCAAACCCTGCGACGTGGCCTCGGTCACCCGCGCCAAGGCCGACCCGACGCTGGCCGCCAAACTGCCGCTGACCATCGCCATCTTCTGCGCCGGGGCGCCCAATCTTGTGGCGACTGACCGGTTGTTGAACCGGTTGGGCGTGCCAAAGGATGCCACGCTGACCGACCTGCGCTATCGCGGCAACGGCTGGCCGGGGCTGATGCAGGCGCGCTACCGCGATGCGGACGGGGTGGAGCAGCAGTCCGAGGGCATCCCCTATGCCGCAGGCTGGGGCGGCATCCTGCAGGCCGAACGGCGCTGGCGCTGCCGGATCTGCACCGATCACACCGGGGCGCTGGCCGACATCTCGGTCGGCGACCCATGGCACAACCCGCCCGAGGGGCATACCGACGCGGGGCGGTCGCTGATCATCGCGCGCACGCCGGCGGGGCTGCGGCTGGTGCAGGCGGCGCTGGCGGCGGGGGTCTTGGTGGCGCAGGCGCAGCCAGATGACGTGATCGCCCGGGCGCAACCCAATCTGGTGGCGGCGCAAGGGGCGGTCTGGGGCCGCCGGCTGGCGATGCGCGCCATGGGGCTGCCCGTGCCCGCCGACCGTGGCCTGCCGCTGTTCGCGGCATGGCGCGCGCTGCCGTGGCGGGCGCGGCTGTCATCTGTCGCGGGCACCGTCCGCCGGATAGCGCGGCTGCGCCTCTGGCGGCCTGTAACGATCCGGGAAACGGAAGCATGA
- a CDS encoding oligosaccharide flippase family protein, producing the protein MRLSARLIGWSVPLMSEAAALARSAILARMIGGEELGRALVLTLVLRLAEMVSDVGIERFLIRQPGAMAPQMLAALHGAVLLRGLGMAALLVAMALPMTVSLPDGASAATYAALALAPLLRGGLHLAYRLDEREMRLWPMAVVEGGSVLAMLAALLPALALWGDHRAMLVVLLMQAGAQVVLSHLVARVPYQMAFDRAVLAEVLRFGAPLVLNAGLMFLTFQADRLIVAGWYGWAAVAVYGVALQLAMLPAQIAGRAAGSLLAPGLRGISGAALVDLSRRAVLGHLGLGLGFAAGFTLAAPPCIALVYGPAFRPDPALALALGLAAGARILRTPLSQLAVILGRTGDPARANLWRAGALVPALIAATLGLPLTAIAAAAAVGEAAATCRALHLARGVLFPSLSKVRI; encoded by the coding sequence ATGCGCCTTTCCGCCCGTCTCATCGGCTGGTCGGTGCCGCTCATGTCCGAGGCGGCTGCGCTGGCCCGTTCCGCCATCCTCGCCCGCATGATCGGGGGCGAGGAACTGGGCCGTGCGCTGGTGCTGACACTGGTGCTGCGGCTGGCCGAGATGGTCAGCGATGTGGGGATCGAGCGGTTCCTGATCCGGCAACCGGGGGCCATGGCGCCGCAGATGCTTGCAGCCCTGCATGGGGCGGTGCTGTTGCGCGGTCTGGGGATGGCCGCGCTGCTGGTCGCCATGGCCTTGCCGATGACCGTAAGCCTGCCGGATGGGGCCAGTGCGGCGACCTATGCCGCGCTTGCCCTTGCGCCGCTGCTGCGCGGCGGTCTGCATCTGGCCTACCGGCTGGACGAACGCGAGATGCGGCTTTGGCCGATGGCCGTGGTTGAAGGCGGGTCCGTGCTGGCCATGCTGGCCGCACTTCTGCCGGCGCTGGCCTTGTGGGGCGACCATCGGGCGATGCTGGTGGTGCTTCTGATGCAGGCCGGGGCGCAGGTGGTGCTGTCGCATCTGGTGGCGCGCGTGCCGTACCAGATGGCCTTCGACCGGGCGGTGCTGGCGGAGGTGCTGCGCTTTGGCGCGCCGCTGGTGCTTAATGCGGGCCTGATGTTCCTGACCTTTCAGGCGGACCGGCTGATCGTGGCGGGCTGGTATGGCTGGGCTGCTGTCGCGGTGTATGGCGTGGCGCTGCAACTGGCGATGCTGCCCGCGCAGATCGCCGGGCGCGCGGCGGGGTCACTGCTTGCCCCAGGTCTGCGCGGGATCTCGGGCGCGGCGCTAGTTGACCTGTCCCGCCGGGCGGTGCTGGGGCATCTCGGCCTTGGGCTTGGCTTTGCGGCAGGGTTCACGCTGGCCGCCCCGCCGTGCATCGCGCTGGTCTACGGGCCTGCCTTCCGCCCCGACCCCGCCTTGGCGCTGGCCCTTGGCCTTGCCGCCGGGGCACGCATCCTGCGCACCCCTCTGTCGCAACTGGCCGTCATCCTTGGCCGCACTGGTGACCCGGCCCGGGCCAACCTGTGGCGCGCTGGCGCGCTGGTGCCCGCCCTGATCGCCGCCACGCTTGGCCTGCCCCTGACCGCCATCGCCGCCGCCGCTGCGGTGGGCGAGGCCGCCGCCACCTGCCGCGCCCTGCATCTGGCGCGCGGCGTCCTGTTCCCGTCACTGTCGAAAGTCCGCATATGA